From a region of the Geothrix sp. 21YS21S-2 genome:
- a CDS encoding addiction module antidote protein, with protein MTSRTPRVARPGKTVTTPYDPASNLVSPERMAALLEAALEDGHPRVIAAALGAIARAQGMARIAKVTGLNEKSLYRALSGEGNPELETFIKVVRALGLHLHASA; from the coding sequence ATGACCTCACGAACCCCCCGAGTGGCGCGCCCGGGAAAAACGGTCACCACGCCCTACGACCCCGCCTCCAACCTGGTTTCACCGGAACGCATGGCCGCGCTCCTCGAGGCCGCCCTCGAGGACGGGCACCCCCGGGTCATCGCCGCCGCGCTCGGGGCGATCGCCCGCGCCCAGGGAATGGCAAGGATCGCCAAGGTCACCGGGCTGAATGAAAAATCCCTCTACCGGGCCCTTTCGGGGGAAGGGAATCCTGAACTCGAGACGTTCATCAAGGTTGTGAGGGCCCTGGGGCTCCACCTCCACGCCTCCGCCTAG
- a CDS encoding HisA/HisF-related TIM barrel protein produces MDAKRLVPVLHVLEGRVVDPADAADLGAPIDWARRLELEGADGLLFVELGRGRRLRQAWMLDVARALFLPFALEAPFQDPAELQEALEDGADRVVLPARDLDALDAARFGRARITASLEAAWSGGWDAALEDLRNLGGAGEILLKAGDRHLADLCARAAHLPTPILLACSDPALAVEALAHGADGIAYPAALMTAGAFKERLEPAGIPLRR; encoded by the coding sequence ATGGATGCCAAACGTCTGGTCCCGGTGCTCCACGTCCTGGAAGGCCGCGTGGTGGACCCCGCCGACGCCGCCGACCTGGGCGCCCCCATCGACTGGGCCCGCCGCCTGGAACTGGAGGGCGCCGACGGCCTCCTGTTCGTGGAACTGGGCCGGGGAAGGCGCCTGCGCCAGGCCTGGATGCTGGACGTGGCCCGTGCCCTCTTCCTCCCCTTCGCCCTGGAGGCCCCCTTCCAGGACCCCGCCGAGCTCCAGGAGGCCCTGGAGGACGGCGCCGACCGCGTGGTGCTCCCGGCCCGGGACCTGGACGCCCTGGACGCCGCCCGCTTCGGCCGCGCCCGGATCACCGCCTCCCTGGAGGCCGCCTGGTCCGGCGGCTGGGACGCGGCCCTGGAGGACCTGCGCAACCTGGGCGGGGCAGGGGAGATCCTCCTCAAGGCCGGCGACCGCCACCTGGCCGATCTCTGCGCCCGGGCCGCCCACCTGCCGACCCCCATCCTGCTCGCCTGCTCCGACCCCGCCCTGGCCGTGGAGGCCCTGGCACACGGGGCGGATGGCATCGCCTATCCCGCGGCGCTGATGACCGCGGGGGCGTTCAAGGAACGGCTGGAACCTGCGGGGATTCCCCTGAGGCGGTAG